From the Lolium rigidum isolate FL_2022 chromosome 2, APGP_CSIRO_Lrig_0.1, whole genome shotgun sequence genome, one window contains:
- the LOC124690982 gene encoding acyl-CoA-binding domain-containing protein 4-like, giving the protein MGQEEAAADGAINGGEERAGLADAPYDRWVLLRPAEGSSRPSARYKHAAEVVQDKLYVVGGSRNGRSLSDVQVFDFKTSKWSVLNPSRDSSQLNIENNDGIRQFPPLVGHSLVKWKNNLLVVAGNSRAAASNKVSVWLIDVETNSWSAVDTHGKVPIARVGQSVSLVGSRLIMFGGEDNKRRLLSDLHVLNLETMMWEEVTTEKGGPAPRYDHSAAVYADNYLLIFGGSSHSTCFNDLYLLDLQSLEWSQPDTQGANITPRSGHAGTMLDENWYIVGGGDNASGSTDTIVMNAAKFVWSVVTSVTVRDPLACEGLTLCSTTVDGEKVLIAFGGYNGKYNNEVFVMKPKPRNFVQPRLLQSPAAAAAAASVTAAYAVITAADEKTKDIVATDDLDVKRAEPGSSSKQIVAEIDALNGEKVELESRLTEVRAENTKLKDKLDMVKLSYGELTEELRSVQNQLAAEGSRCEKLESQIAAAHKRLESAGSLENELEVLQQQISQVEQTMTSSQRRKSGGVWKWVAGSAEVSDNE; this is encoded by the exons ATGgggcaggaggaggcggcggcggacggcgccATCAACGGCGGCGAGGAGCGGGCCGGCCTCGCGGACGCGCCGTACGACCGCTGGGTCCTGCTCCGCCCCGCCGAGGGCTCCTCCCGCCCCTCCGCCCGCTACAAG CATGCTGCGGAGGTGGTTCAAGACAAGCTTTATGTGGTTGGGGGAAGTCGAAATGGCCGTTCTCTGTCAGATGTTCAG GTTTTTGATTTTAAGACATCCAAGTGGTCAGTGTTGAATCCCAGTCGAGATTCAAGTCAATTGAATATTGAAAATAATGATGGAATCCGGCAATTTCCACCATTAGTAGGCCACAGTTTG GTCAAGTGGAAGAATAATCTTCTAGTTGTAGCTGGGAACTCGAGAGCAGCAGCATCGAATAAGGTTTCAG TTTGGCTTATCGATGTGGAAACAAATAGCTGGTCTGCTGTTGATACGCATGGAAAAGTTCCA ATAGCCCGAGTCGGGCAATCTGTATCACTAGTTGGTTCTAGATTAATAATGTTTGGTGGAGAGGATAACAAGAGGAGACTTCTGAGCGATCTTCATGTACTTAACTTGGAGACAATGATGTGGGAAGAGGTTACAACAGA GAAAGGTGGCCCAGCTCCTAGGTATGATCATTCGGCTGCTGTTTATGCTGACAATTATCTTCTAATCTTTGGCGGTTCCTCTCACTCCACATGCTTCAATGATCTGTACTTGCTTGACTTGCAAAGT CTGGAGTGGTCTCAACCTGACACTCAAGGTGCAAACATAACTCCTAGGAGTGGCCATGCTGGTACAATGCTTGATGAAAACTGGTACATAGTTGGTGGTGGAGATAATGCAAGTG GTTCCACTGATACAATTGTAATGAATGCTGCCAAGTTTGTTTGGTCCGTGGTCACCAGTGTGACAGTTCGAGATCCACTTGCTTGTGAG gGTCTAACTCTTTGCTCGACCACAGTTGATGGTGAAAAGGTTCTAATTGCCTTTGGCGGTTATAATGGGAAATACAACAATGAG GTCTTTGTGATGAAACCCAAGCCAAGAAACTTTGTGCAACCTCGGCTTCTCCAATCTCCagccgctgccgctgctgctgcttctgTGACAGCTGCCTATGCTGTAATAACTGCTGCTGATGAGAAAACTAAAGATATTGTTGCTACTGATGATTTAGATGTGAAGAGAGCTGAACCTGGAAGTTCTTCCAAACAAATTGTTGCTGAAATTGATGCACTTAATGGGGAGAAAGTAGAACTAGAGTCTCGGCTGACAGAAGTTCGTGCTGAAAACACAAAGCTAAAGGATAAACTAGATATGGTGAAGTTGTCCTACGGTGAATTAACAGAG GAACTTCGATCTGTTCAAAATCAGCTAGCCGCTGAAGGTTCAAGATGCGAGAAACTGGAG TCCCAAATTGCTGCTGCACACAAAAGGTTGGAATCTGCTGGCTCTTTGGAAAATGAACTGGAAGTATTGCAGCAACAAATATCTCAGGTGGAACAAACCATGACATCTTCTCAAAGACGGAAATCTGGGGGTGTATGGAAGTGGGTGGCAGGAAGTGCAGAGGTCTCCGACAACGAATA G
- the LOC124693488 gene encoding 50S ribosomal protein L9, chloroplastic-like, whose protein sequence is MASPSCASTLPWTAAFAPSSSSASTVSPRGLQTRRAPSLVIVAQGKVKKYRQVILMDDIEEVGGKKGDTMKVRAGFYRNFLLPKGKATLLTPDVLKEMELEQVRIEAEKKRVKEEAQQLARVFETIGAFKVPRKGGKGKQIFGSVTSQDLVEIIKSQLNRDVDKRLVEVPEIREVGEYVAEIKLHPDVTAKVRLTVYAK, encoded by the exons ATGGCGTCGCCGTCGTGTGCATCCACGCTGCCCTGGACCGCCGCCTTCGCACCatcatcctcctccgcctccaccgtcTCGCCGCGCGGACTCCAGACGCGCCGGGCCCCGTCGCTGGTCATCGTCGCCCAGGGCAAGGTCAAGAAGTATCGCCAG GTCATATTGATGGACGACATTGAGGAGGTGGGTGGGAAAAAGGGGGATACGATGAAGGTGCGGGCCGGCTTCTACCGCAACTTCCTCCTCCCCAAGGGGAAAGCCACTCTGCTCACTCCAGACGTCCTCAA GGAAATGGAACTGGAGCAGGTTAGAATAGAGGCTGAAAAGAAGCGG GTAAAAGAAGAGGCACAACAACTTGCGCGAGTATTCGAGACTATTGGGGCATTCAAGGTGCCACGTAAAGGTGGAAAAGGAAAGCAAATCTTCGGGAG TGTCACGTCGCAGGATCTCGTCGAGATCATAAAGTCACAGCTTAACAG GGACGTCGACAAGCGCCTGGTGGAGGTTCCGGAGATCCGCGAGGTCGGGGAGTATGTCGCTGAGATCAAGCTCCACCCCGATGTCACCGCCAAGGTGAGGCTGACTGTGTATGCCAAGTGA
- the LOC124690983 gene encoding putative ripening-related protein 5 yields the protein MAILLLLAALTASHIASSLADCQFSGYLPGRSGACDQTNSPDCCVDGQQYQRFLCSPPVTAPATWAALTVNSFREGGDGGFPSECDMAYHDDSEMVVALSTGWYNGMSRCGRSVKITARGGAFVYATVVDECDSVNGCDAEHNFEQPCGNNVVDASPAVWFALGLDKDVGLEAVTWSDA from the exons ATGgcgatcctcctcctcctcgccgcgctcACCGCATCCCACATTGCGTCCTCTCTCGCCGACTGCCAGTTCAGCGGCTACCTCCCGGGCAGGTCCGGCGCCTGCGACCAGACCAACAGCCCGGACTGCTGCGTGGACGGGCAGCAGTACCAACGGTTCCTCTGCTCGCCGCCGGTGACCGCCCCCGCGACATGGGCCGCCCTCACCGTCAACAGCTTCAGGGAGGGCGGGGACGGCGGGTTCCCGTCGGAGTGCGACATGGCGTACCACGACGACTCGGAGATGGTTGTCGCGCTCTCCACCGGCTGGTACAACGGCATGTCGCGCTGCGGCCGGAGCGTCAAGATCACCGCCAGAGGCGGCGCCTTCGTGTACGCCACGGTGGTGGACGAGTGCGACTCCGTCAATGGCTGCGACGCTGAGCACAACTTCGAGCAGCCGTGTGGCAATAACGTGGTCGACGCCTCGCCGGCGGT GTGGTTCGCCCTGGGTCTCGACAAGGATGTTGGTCTAGAGGCCGTCACCTGGTCTGACGCGTAA
- the LOC124690984 gene encoding uncharacterized protein LOC124690984, with protein MGSYGHLFKLFVKYCPNTLSGLTRLKLENLRLLESDFHELFGLFKQLEFLRLDNCGMKFPSLLEVEHPRLRELAILRSSFETVDLKWLPELRTLTFSCWLPQHDDPLSFGHVPLLHTVSISNKAGLSHKMLKLSEFLRKTTLSNLHVNFQSEKIWVKPEGLRELSQVFKKLRFVNLSGISEECDLTWTMFVLHGAPFLEELCIRVCDCLGIWEKKTLTCSKERKDADAKWETSASDFKHHNLSVLRIIGFQSEDKFVNYITAVMESAVNLKEIYLHEKPVCEKCMYDHRPKNRYPRTKSQRTLVINSFGMDMRPLLTLHFPSLREQCNGSAG; from the exons ATGGGCTCTTACGGTCATCTGTTCAAGTTATTTGTTAAATATTGTCCGAACACATTGAGTGGTCTCACGCGACTGAAGCTGGAGAATTTGAGGCTACTGGAGTCAGACTTCCATGAACTTTTCGGATTATTTAAGCAACTGGAGTTCCTACGCTTGGACAACTGTGGCATGAAGTTTCCGTCCTTGCTAGAAGTGGAACACCCACGACTCCGTGAACTTGCGATTCTCAGGAGTAGTTTTGAGACGGTGGATCTGAAGTGGCTTCCTGAGCTCAGAACGCTAACCTTTTCTTGTTGGCTACCTCAACATGATGATCCTTTATCTTTTGGTCATGTCCCGCTGCTCCACACGGTCAGCATTAGTAATAAGGCTGGCTTGTCGCACAAGATGCTCAAGTTAAGTGAATTTCTTCGCAAAACAACCTTGAGCAACCTGCACGTGAACTTCCAAAGTGAAAAG ATTTGGGTTAAACCTGAAGGCCTGAGAGAATTGTCGCAGGTGTTCAAGAAGCTAAGGTTTGTGAATTTGTCTGGCATTTCAGAAGAATGTGACTTGACTTGGACAATGTTCGTTCTGCATGGTGCACCTTTCCTCGAGGAGCTATGCATCAGG GTTTGCGACTGTTTGGGGATATGGGAGAAAAAAACGCTCACATGTAGCAAGGAGAGGAAGGACGCAGATGCAAAATGGGAAACGTCTGCATCTGATTTCAAGCACCACAACCTTTCAGTGCTCAGGATCATTGGGTTTCAGTCAGAAGATAAGTTTGTGAATTATATCACAGCTGTCATGGAATCAGCAGTCAATCTGAAGGAAATATACCTGCATGAGAAGCCAGTGTGCGAGAAGTGTATGTATGATCACCGGCCAAAGAATAGGTACCCGCGGACAAAGAGCCAGAGGACCTTGGTTATTAACAGTTTTGGCATGGATATGCGCCCGCTTTTAACTCTTCACTTCCCGAGTTTAAGAGAACAGTGTAATGGTTCTGCTGGGTGA